From Drosophila virilis strain 15010-1051.87 chromosome X, Dvir_AGI_RSII-ME, whole genome shotgun sequence, the proteins below share one genomic window:
- the Mnr gene encoding loricrin isoform X1 has protein sequence MGVARLTLMLLVAAMLQLNHVDGYSKYGRGCADIGCLPTEECVITSDSCSYNQRDGKDCGNYPTCKRKSGSSTNQANPSSSSSSVNPSVSSGNTHNSYAPNAPSAPLPEADGNQGGAGGAAGGYSGGGAGGYGNGFSAGGHGLYPSLPNNNNNNNNNGGAGYNPYGGYNPQGGYNPQGGYQPAPGGYQPAPGGYQPAPGGYQPVPGYTPPAPGYDNGGGGAAQKPKDKQGGGFFSNFFSNPAVSQAVSGIIAGQIAKQLQGGGANGGGGANGGGNNAYQPSGGYSSGGGGGGGGSSGGSSTGSNLLGGLLGSVLSGGGANNNNGGGGGASSFLGSLLSGGGSSNGAASHGGGSGLGEIFNSKNFGGLFSENPSSRGGGGSSDGYSSGGAKSYPTQPPGSYYGK, from the exons atgggcgtggcacgcCTTACCCTAATGCTGCTGGTAGCAGCAATGCTGCAGCTGAACCATGTGGATGGCTATTCCa AGTATGGACGCGGCTGTGCCGACATTGGTTGCCTACCCACTGAGGAGTGCGTCATCACCAGCGATTCGTGCAGCTATAATCAGCGCGATGGCAAGGACTGCGGCAATTATCCGACCTGCAAGCGCAAGAGCGGCTCGAGCACCAACCAGGCAAATCCCTCCTCCTCGTCGTCGTCAGTTAATCCGTCag TGAGCAGCGGCAACACCCACAACTCGTATGCACCGAATGCACCTAGCGCTCCGCTGCCGGAGGCAGATGGCAACCAGGGTGGCGCTGGAGGCGCAGCTGGTGGCTACAGTGGCGGCGGCGCCGGTGGATATGGTAATGGCTTCTCGGCTGGCGGTCATGGTCTCTATCCCTCGCTtcctaacaacaacaacaacaacaataacaatggtGGTGCTGGCTACAATCCGTACGGCGGCTACAATCCCCAAGGTGGCTACAATCCGCAGGGCGGCTATCAGCCCGCTCCTGGTGGCTATCAACCAGCACCAGGTGGCTACCAGCCAGCTCCAGGTGGCTATCAGCCTGTGCCCGGCTATACTCCGCCCGCGCCTGGCTATGAcaatggcggcggcggcgccgcCCAGAAGCCCAAGGACAAGCAAGGCGGTGGCTTCTTCTCCAACTTCTTCTCCAACCCGGCGGTGAGTCAAGCGGTTTCCGGTATCATTGCAGGCCAAATAGCCAAGCAGCTGCAGGGAGGCGGCGCCAATGGCGGCGGTGGTGCCAACGGCGGAGGCAACAACGCTTATCAACCAAGCGGAGGCTATTCATccggaggcggcggcggcggcggtggatCATCCGGCGGCTCATCTACTGGCAGCAATCTGCTCGGCGGCCTGCTTGGCTCCGTTCTCTCTGGAGGCggtgccaacaacaacaatggcggcggtggcggcgccAGCAGCTTCCTTGGCAGCCTACttagcggcggcggcagcagcaacggcgcTGCCAGCcatggcggcggcagcggcctTGGCGAGATCTTCAACTCGAAGAACTTTGGCGGTCTCTTCAGCGAGAACCCCTCTTCCCGTgggggcggcggcagcagTGATGGCTACTCCTCCGGCGGCGCCAAGAGCTACCCCACCCAGCCGCCCGGCAGCTACTATGGCAAATGA
- the Mnr gene encoding probable ATP-dependent RNA helicase ddx17 isoform X2, protein MGVARLTLMLLVAAMLQLNHVDGYSKYGRGCADIGCLPTEECVITSDSCSYNQRDGKDCGNYPTCKRKSGSSTNQANPSSSSSSVNPSGTSLNTGPENNIFAPASSNPTLNTYTYFNHNNNNNNQNGGHQNGNQQPLGGQGGAQNGGQGGNQNAASAQGSNGAAGASSTGIDQHYVFGAKHHMPIIPNMPIFPYNSPTQAPSFQQFPQPNHPGSVLNPGYPMHGLQPVNPYNPPFVFGQLPFYSGPAGTGGPPGGGAGVGMPSSSIGILGGGGGGLAPYGSNYQGYQTHHQNANMYNKPPPQYQNQNQQNPYNRQTQAHPSAAERRVNSSAPLIGLLAVLLLLLAYVGSDSAST, encoded by the exons atgggcgtggcacgcCTTACCCTAATGCTGCTGGTAGCAGCAATGCTGCAGCTGAACCATGTGGATGGCTATTCCa AGTATGGACGCGGCTGTGCCGACATTGGTTGCCTACCCACTGAGGAGTGCGTCATCACCAGCGATTCGTGCAGCTATAATCAGCGCGATGGCAAGGACTGCGGCAATTATCCGACCTGCAAGCGCAAGAGCGGCTCGAGCACCAACCAGGCAAATCCCTCCTCCTCGTCGTCGTCAGTTAATCCGTCag GAACCAGCCTAAATACGGGGCCGGAGAATAACATATTTGCGCCGGCCTCATCGAATCCCACACTTAACACATACACCTATTTTAatcacaataacaataataacaaccaGAATGGTGGGCATCAAAATGGCAACCAGCAGCCGTTGGGCGGCCAGGGCGGCGCACAAAATGGCGGCCAGGGTGGCAACCAAAATGCCGCCAGTGCTCAGGGTTCGAATGGGGCTGCGGGTGCCTCGTCCACCGGAATCGATCAGCATTATGTGTTCGGGGCCAAGCATCATATGCCCATAATACCCAATATGCCAATCTTTCCCTACAATTCGCCAACGCAAGCGCCATCATTTCAACAGTTTCCCCAACCCAATCATCCAGGTAGCGTGCTCAATCCTGGCTATCCCATGCATGGCCTGCAGCCGGTGAACCCCTACAATCCACCGTTCGTATTTGGCCAGCTGCCGTTCTATTCGGGACCGGCCGGCACTGGCGGACCGCCCGGCGGCGGCGCCGGCGTCGGCATGCCCAGCTCCAGCATAGGCATCCtcggaggcggcggcggcggtctGGCGCCATATGGAAGCAATTATCAGGGCTATCAAACACATCATCAGAATGCGAACATGTACAACAAGCCGCCGCCACAGTATCAGAACCAGAACCAACAGAATCCCTACAATCGCCAGACCCAAGCACATCCTTCGGCAGCGGAGCGACGCGTCAATTCCAGCGCTCCGCTCATCGGTCTACTCGCAgtcctgttgttgctgctggcttaCGTAGGCAGCGACAGTGCCAGCACGTAA
- the Mnr gene encoding uncharacterized protein Mnr isoform X3 translates to MGVARLTLMLLVAAMLQLNHVDGYSKYGRGCADIGCLPTEECVITSDSCSYNQRDGKDCGNYPTCKRKSGSSTNQANPSSSSSSVNPSGSVLNPGYPMHGLQPVNPYNPPFVFGQLPFYSGPAGTGGPPGGGAGVGMPSSSIGILGGGGGGLAPYGSNYQGYQTHHQNANMYNKPPPQYQNQNQQNPYNRQTQAHPSAAERRVNSSAPLIGLLAVLLLLLAYVGSDSAST, encoded by the exons atgggcgtggcacgcCTTACCCTAATGCTGCTGGTAGCAGCAATGCTGCAGCTGAACCATGTGGATGGCTATTCCa AGTATGGACGCGGCTGTGCCGACATTGGTTGCCTACCCACTGAGGAGTGCGTCATCACCAGCGATTCGTGCAGCTATAATCAGCGCGATGGCAAGGACTGCGGCAATTATCCGACCTGCAAGCGCAAGAGCGGCTCGAGCACCAACCAGGCAAATCCCTCCTCCTCGTCGTCGTCAGTTAATCCGTCag GTAGCGTGCTCAATCCTGGCTATCCCATGCATGGCCTGCAGCCGGTGAACCCCTACAATCCACCGTTCGTATTTGGCCAGCTGCCGTTCTATTCGGGACCGGCCGGCACTGGCGGACCGCCCGGCGGCGGCGCCGGCGTCGGCATGCCCAGCTCCAGCATAGGCATCCtcggaggcggcggcggcggtctGGCGCCATATGGAAGCAATTATCAGGGCTATCAAACACATCATCAGAATGCGAACATGTACAACAAGCCGCCGCCACAGTATCAGAACCAGAACCAACAGAATCCCTACAATCGCCAGACCCAAGCACATCCTTCGGCAGCGGAGCGACGCGTCAATTCCAGCGCTCCGCTCATCGGTCTACTCGCAgtcctgttgttgctgctggcttaCGTAGGCAGCGACAGTGCCAGCACGTAA